From one Bacteroidales bacterium genomic stretch:
- a CDS encoding anthranilate synthase component I family protein — protein MWKINTEIKEIKHKINIENIIHAIDKFDGTFLFTSDSKSFNNDLNIVGLNPVIKIKDNELTINSVKQKVKVLELIDDILNKNENTNLNTPVLLGYIGYDYKDEIEEKGLFKGLKKDIFPDLYFAIFEYYILFNTGTKNKCTIVKLDFPFTYDKININDVFNNSKLINVTNKKTYYKGTNLSKELYTNLVSKIKDYIKAGDIYQTNLTREINGYTEYSAIEIAWELYKSNIIEFGVISKINGNYLISTSPERFFQIINNKILTSPIKGTIQKTKYEQKNILQKNSLLKSTKDIAELAMIIDLLRNDIGKICKYNSINVKDFPILKELDNVYHLVADIEGELETRSFQDIIRAVFPGGSISGCPKIRACQIIEELEGQGRGPYTGSFGYICFNRNMDFNILIRTLFYNNNNISFNVGGGITLLSEPLMEYEETIHKAKNIYEAINMEEVDEERYCIE, from the coding sequence ATGTGGAAAATTAATACCGAAATAAAAGAAATAAAACATAAAATTAATATTGAAAATATTATTCATGCCATTGATAAATTTGATGGAACATTTTTATTTACATCAGATTCTAAATCATTTAATAATGATTTGAATATTGTAGGTTTAAATCCGGTAATAAAAATAAAAGATAATGAACTAACTATTAATTCTGTTAAACAAAAAGTTAAAGTATTAGAATTAATTGATGATATTTTAAATAAAAACGAAAATACTAATCTAAATACACCTGTTTTATTAGGTTATATTGGATATGATTATAAAGATGAAATTGAAGAAAAAGGACTTTTTAAAGGATTAAAAAAAGATATTTTCCCTGATTTGTATTTTGCGATATTTGAATATTATATTTTGTTTAATACAGGAACGAAAAATAAATGTACAATTGTAAAGTTAGATTTTCCTTTTACTTACGATAAGATAAATATTAATGATGTTTTTAATAATTCAAAATTAATTAATGTTACTAATAAAAAAACATATTATAAAGGAACGAACTTATCTAAGGAATTGTATACTAATTTAGTTAGTAAAATTAAAGATTATATTAAAGCAGGAGATATTTATCAGACAAATTTGACACGTGAAATTAATGGATACACAGAGTATTCAGCTATAGAAATAGCATGGGAACTATATAAATCAAATATTATTGAATTTGGAGTTATTTCAAAAATCAACGGCAATTATTTGATTTCAACATCACCTGAAAGATTTTTTCAGATTATAAATAATAAAATTCTTACATCGCCTATAAAAGGAACTATACAAAAAACAAAGTATGAACAAAAAAATATACTACAAAAAAACAGCTTGTTAAAAAGCACAAAAGACATTGCTGAACTTGCTATGATAATTGATTTATTAAGAAATGATATTGGAAAAATATGCAAGTATAATTCAATTAATGTAAAAGATTTTCCAATTCTAAAGGAGTTAGATAATGTTTATCATCTTGTTGCAGATATTGAGGGCGAACTTGAAACAAGAAGTTTTCAGGATATAATTAGGGCTGTTTTTCCGGGTGGTTCTATTTCAGGATGCCCGAAAATCAGAGCTTGCCAGATAATTGAAGAATTGGAAGGGCAGGGCAGGGGACCATATACCGGCTCTTTTGGTTATATTTGTTTTAACAGAAATATGGATTTTAATATTTTAATAAGAACATTGTTTTATAATAATAATAATATATCATTTAATGTTGGCGGTGGTATTACTCTTCTTTCCGAGCCCTTAATGGAATATGAAGAAACAATTCACAAAGCGAAAAATATTTACGAAGCAATTAACATGGAAGAAGTTGATGAGGAAAGATATTGTATTGAGTAA
- a CDS encoding aminodeoxychorismate/anthranilate synthase component II, whose protein sequence is MTKEILIFDNYDSFTYNLCNLLKSERAEYNYKILRKNDKEVFTTKFDVLIISPGPMTPDKTGNLKKIFETKIIPGKIPTLGICLGMQFIAQYFNALVEKSNYPKHGIAVNIEHSNKDIFNGIPNYFKIARYNSLEVSLNSDVKNKIEVLAYETGNDAIMALRHKHFPFVGLQFHPESFLTEYGNILIDNFFKIYVEN, encoded by the coding sequence ATGACGAAAGAAATTTTAATATTTGATAATTACGATTCCTTTACTTACAACTTATGTAATCTTCTTAAATCAGAAAGGGCTGAATATAATTATAAAATATTAAGAAAAAACGATAAAGAAGTATTTACAACTAAATTCGATGTATTAATAATTTCTCCTGGACCTATGACTCCCGACAAAACAGGAAATCTAAAAAAAATATTTGAAACAAAAATAATACCCGGAAAAATTCCTACACTTGGAATATGTCTTGGAATGCAGTTTATAGCTCAATATTTTAATGCATTAGTTGAAAAATCAAATTATCCTAAACATGGAATTGCTGTGAATATCGAGCATTCTAATAAAGATATTTTTAATGGAATACCAAATTATTTTAAAATAGCCAGGTATAATTCACTTGAAGTTAGTTTAAATAGTGATGTTAAAAATAAAATTGAGGTATTAGCTTATGAGACAGGTAATGATGCAATTATGGCATTAAGACATAAGCATTTTCCTTTTGTTGGATTACAATTTCATCCAGAAAGTTTCCTTACTGAATACGGCAACATATTAATAGATAATTTTTTCAAAATATATGTGGAAAATTAA